Proteins encoded within one genomic window of Streptomyces profundus:
- a CDS encoding HelD family protein produces the protein MDARDREIRDEQRHLDAVYGRLTEKIHEAEYLMADAASRVQVGTPGALAERDAQVFQAGLHLSRLNREFEDFLFGRIDLLAGKDGVRGPDGASTSVEPADDAVREEAGEQIADIAETLHIGRLGVLDAEYVPLVIDWRAPAAAPFYRATPLRPGRVVRRRVIRSRGRRVLGVEDDLLRPGLRALLAGEELPVVGDGALMAALGRERGHRMTDIVASIQAEQDEVIRAPAGKVTEVTGGPGTGKTAVALHRAAYLLYQDRRRYAGGILVVSPTPLLVSYTEGVLPALGEEGQVAIRALGSLVDGFEADSYDEQRVAAVKGSAVMARVLARAARGAVEAPGAPETLRVVAFGRRVELDAGRLDQVRRQVLGGTAPVNLLRPRARRLLLDALWECSGAATRFQDPELAAETRQAFADDIGTEDVFLDFLAAWWPEVTPLDVLRSMADEQRLSRWARRLLRPREVRLVARSLRRITPERAGLSAHDVALLDELRALLGTPARPAPAREGAGGLDALEALSGVAELTTHAERAERAGGRAQRGARAARDDEERADYTHVIVDEAQDLTPMQWRMVGRRGRQASWTVVGDPAQSSWSAPDEAAEEQRAALGGRSRRRFELTVNYRNPAEIARVADGVLARAMPGATPPRAVRATGVDPRFAVAATADALPDAVRAEAERLLAEVTGTVGVVVAMAQRATARGWLAGADDRLVVLGSLEAKGLEYDATLVVAPARIAGESPAGYRVLYVALTRATQRLTVLAGPDDAPGPDGVPALLRADGPPGS, from the coding sequence TTGGACGCGCGGGACCGGGAGATCCGGGACGAGCAACGGCATCTCGACGCCGTGTACGGACGGCTCACGGAGAAGATCCACGAAGCCGAGTACCTGATGGCGGACGCCGCCAGCCGAGTCCAGGTCGGCACCCCGGGAGCGCTCGCCGAACGCGACGCCCAGGTCTTCCAGGCCGGGCTCCACCTCTCGCGGCTCAACCGGGAGTTCGAGGACTTCCTCTTCGGCCGGATCGACCTGCTCGCCGGCAAGGACGGGGTGCGAGGCCCGGACGGCGCCTCCACCTCCGTCGAGCCGGCCGACGACGCGGTACGCGAGGAGGCGGGCGAGCAGATCGCCGACATCGCCGAGACCCTGCACATCGGCCGGCTCGGCGTGCTGGACGCGGAGTACGTCCCCCTCGTCATCGACTGGCGCGCGCCGGCCGCCGCGCCGTTCTACCGCGCCACCCCGCTGCGCCCGGGGCGGGTGGTGCGCCGCCGGGTGATCCGCAGCCGGGGGCGCCGGGTGCTCGGCGTGGAGGACGATCTGCTCCGCCCCGGGCTGCGCGCGCTGCTCGCCGGCGAGGAGCTGCCCGTGGTCGGCGACGGCGCGCTGATGGCCGCCCTCGGCCGGGAGCGCGGCCACCGGATGACGGACATCGTCGCCTCGATCCAGGCCGAGCAGGACGAGGTGATCCGTGCCCCGGCGGGCAAGGTCACCGAGGTCACCGGCGGCCCCGGCACCGGCAAGACGGCGGTGGCCCTGCACCGCGCCGCCTACCTGCTCTACCAGGACCGACGCCGCTACGCCGGCGGCATCCTGGTGGTCAGCCCCACGCCGCTGCTGGTCTCCTACACCGAGGGCGTGCTGCCGGCGCTGGGCGAGGAGGGACAGGTCGCCATCCGCGCGCTGGGCTCGCTGGTGGACGGCTTCGAGGCGGACTCCTACGACGAGCAGCGGGTCGCCGCCGTCAAGGGCTCCGCCGTGATGGCGCGGGTGCTGGCCCGCGCGGCGCGCGGCGCCGTGGAGGCGCCGGGCGCGCCGGAGACGCTGCGGGTGGTCGCCTTCGGCCGCCGGGTCGAGCTGGACGCCGGACGTCTCGACCAGGTCCGCCGGCAGGTGCTCGGCGGCACGGCCCCCGTCAACCTGCTGCGGCCCCGCGCCCGCCGGCTGCTGCTGGACGCGCTCTGGGAGTGCTCGGGGGCGGCGACCCGTTTCCAGGACCCGGAGTTGGCGGCCGAGACCAGGCAGGCGTTCGCCGACGACATCGGCACCGAGGACGTGTTCCTCGACTTCCTCGCCGCCTGGTGGCCCGAGGTCACGCCGCTCGACGTGCTGCGGTCGATGGCCGACGAGCAGCGGCTCTCCCGCTGGGCCAGGCGGCTGCTGCGCCCCCGCGAGGTGCGCCTCGTCGCCCGTTCGCTGCGCCGGATCACCCCGGAGCGCGCGGGGCTCTCGGCGCATGACGTGGCGCTGCTCGACGAGTTGCGCGCCCTGCTGGGCACCCCCGCCAGGCCGGCGCCGGCGCGCGAGGGCGCCGGGGGGCTGGACGCGCTTGAGGCGCTCAGCGGCGTCGCCGAGTTGACCACCCACGCGGAGCGCGCGGAGCGGGCCGGGGGGCGTGCGCAACGGGGCGCCAGGGCGGCCCGCGACGACGAGGAACGCGCGGACTACACCCATGTGATCGTGGACGAGGCCCAGGACCTCACCCCGATGCAGTGGCGGATGGTGGGCCGGCGCGGCCGGCAGGCCAGTTGGACGGTGGTCGGCGATCCGGCGCAGAGCTCCTGGTCGGCGCCGGATGAGGCCGCCGAGGAGCAGCGGGCCGCGCTCGGCGGGCGCTCCCGGCGCAGGTTCGAGCTGACCGTCAACTACCGCAACCCGGCCGAGATCGCCCGGGTCGCCGACGGGGTGCTGGCCCGCGCCATGCCCGGCGCCACGCCGCCGCGCGCGGTCCGCGCCACCGGCGTCGACCCCCGCTTCGCGGTCGCCGCGACGGCGGACGCGCTGCCCGACGCGGTGCGCGCGGAGGCCGAGCGGCTGCTGGCCGAGGTGACGGGGACGGTGGGCGTGGTGGTCGCGATGGCGCAGCGCGCCACCGCCAGGGGCTGGCTGGCGGGCGCCGACGACCGTCTGGTGGTGCTGGGCAGCCTGGAGGCCAAGGGCCTGGAGTACGACGCGACGCTGGTGGTCGCGCCGGCCAGGATCGCCGGCGAGTCCCCGGCCG
- a CDS encoding uroporphyrinogen-III synthase, with protein MPQEQQHQENPVRPLDGFTVGVTAARRAEELGALLRRRGAEVVHAPALRIVPLADDDQLLDATKRLIEHAPDLVVATTAIGFRGWVEAADGWGVGEQLLATLATAEVLARGPKVRGAIRAAGLTESWSPASESMAEVLQRLLDQDVSGRRIALQLHGEPLPGFMEALRAAGAEVVDVPVYRWMPPADITPVDRMIETVIAGGLDAVTFTSAPAAASLLRRAEERALLEPLLDAFKRGVLAACVGPVTALPLRTHDVPTRAPERFRLGPLVQLLCAELPARAEALPVAGHRLEIRGRAVVLDGALRPVPPAGMALLRALARRPGWVVARPDLLRALPGAGRDEHAVETAMARLRTALGAPSVIQTVVKRGYRLALDPTLEAPKYGD; from the coding sequence ATGCCGCAGGAACAGCAGCACCAGGAAAACCCCGTCCGCCCGCTGGATGGCTTCACCGTCGGCGTCACGGCGGCCAGGCGCGCCGAGGAGTTGGGCGCGCTGTTGCGGCGGCGCGGGGCCGAGGTGGTGCACGCTCCGGCGCTGCGCATCGTGCCCCTCGCCGACGACGACCAACTGCTCGACGCCACCAAGCGGTTGATCGAGCACGCGCCCGACCTGGTGGTGGCGACCACCGCCATCGGCTTCCGCGGCTGGGTGGAGGCGGCCGACGGCTGGGGGGTGGGCGAGCAGCTGCTGGCCACCCTCGCCACCGCCGAGGTGCTGGCGCGCGGCCCCAAGGTGCGCGGCGCGATCCGGGCCGCTGGGCTGACGGAGAGCTGGTCACCGGCGTCCGAGTCGATGGCCGAGGTCCTCCAACGCCTGCTGGACCAGGACGTGTCGGGCCGCCGCATCGCGCTCCAACTGCACGGCGAGCCGCTGCCCGGCTTCATGGAGGCGCTGCGCGCGGCGGGCGCCGAGGTGGTCGACGTGCCGGTCTACCGCTGGATGCCGCCGGCCGACATCACACCCGTCGACCGGATGATCGAAACCGTGATCGCGGGCGGGCTTGACGCCGTCACCTTCACCTCGGCCCCCGCCGCCGCTTCGCTGCTCCGCCGCGCCGAGGAACGAGCCCTGCTGGAACCGCTGTTGGACGCCTTCAAGCGCGGCGTGCTGGCCGCCTGCGTGGGCCCGGTCACCGCGCTGCCGCTGCGGACGCACGACGTGCCGACCAGGGCACCGGAACGCTTCCGCCTCGGACCGCTGGTGCAGCTGCTCTGCGCGGAGCTGCCGGCCAGGGCCGAGGCGCTGCCGGTGGCCGGGCACCGGCTGGAGATCCGGGGGCGCGCGGTGGTGTTGGACGGCGCGCTCCGACCGGTGCCGCCGGCGGGCATGGCCCTGCTGCGCGCCCTGGCGCGCAGGCCGGGGTGGGTTGTCGCGCGGCCCGATCTGCTGCGCGCGCTTCCGGGCGCCGGGCGCGACGAGCACGCCGTGGAGACGGCGATGGCCCGGCTGCGCACCGCGCTCGGCGCGCCATCGGTGATCCAGACCGTGGTCAAACGCGGCTACCGGCTGGCCCTCGACCCGACGCTCGAAGCACCCAAGTACGGCGACTGA